attattattgaactaatttaaaattgagCAGTCTAAAGTAAAATGGTACCAagtaaatagaatttaaaattttaaacaatggagagagaagagaaaaggCAAACTTATTCATGAAATATggtaattgttcattaaaaagTAAGTAAAAAAAATCGATTTAAGTCGATTTTTTTTCCACATCACGATTACAGAAAGCCGCCCGCCCTTAAAATCACACTATTATATAAAAACCCTATCcgctttatattatattaattatatatatcgtattaattactatatatatttatttattaatttttccgCTAAAACCCCTCTTTTCAAAAGCAGAGTTCTTCCcctgtttttcttcttcttcatcatcttcaacaTTACAACCAAAACCACTCACAGAGAAGATCAACTTCAACTTTCTTACTACTATTATATTCAAATCCCCAACCAAATTCTTCCACTAAGTCACCATCGAATTTCTTCCTCTTTCATCACGCCTTAGGGTTTCGAACGCTCAACAATTTCACTTTATCCAGCACCGGCCCACACAGCGACGAGAAATCATCGGTTCGCATGGTGTAGAATGTGCTCAAGAACATAATCCTCGTCCTCGTCGATTCCGCCGTGAATTTCAGCGCCGCCGGTTTCGATCCGCCGTTGCCTTTCGACTGGTACGGTACTTTCAGTGTGTTTTTCCCGGCGAAAGCTTCAACGACCATGGATCCTTCGCACGAGTTGCTTGCATCGCCGACGACGAACGAGAGGATGTAGGTTTTTCCGGGGATCGTACGAACAATCTGAGCTATTGCGCTTTCTTTTCCGGCGACTAACTCGACGGCGCGCTTCCCGCTGGGGACGGAGAAATGGTCGGAATCGATGTATTTGACGGCCTTGAGAGATTCAACCATCCAGCCGGGGATCGGAGAGTGGTCATCTTCAATGTTCGGTGGGACCAAAACTCCTGATGATGCGTTTGGGAAAACGTATGGGCCAATTTCGAAATCCCCATTCTTCACCAGATTATCTGTTGAATACAAAACGACGatttcaaatcaaatcaatGGAAAATTCCAAGAATTATATTAATAGAACAGACGTATCGAAAAACAGGTTGGAAATGGAACAGAGCAATCAATGAACCAATATGCACATGGTTACAGAGACAATAAATTCAAGCAACTACTGAATTCCAGAAGGTATTAAATGCACTCGATTATCACACAACAAATTTGACATGTATTTTTCCATAAGAATATAATATTCCTAAAACAAATCCCTATTTCTTTACCAATCaagcaatattaaaaaaatcaaatgatctGAAAAATCTGATCAATCCAAATTATTCGATtgaattcttttaaaataatctaaattaattcgaataaatctaaatttataatttattattaaatttaaagagTGTGTTTTTTACTTATGATACAAATTATGtaaacatatatttaattcaatttattaCCATACACCTTAAAATATTGCTCtgaaaataattagataaatttttgAGCTACTCAATTCGCATAAGGCTTGTACCATAACTCGAAAGTTAGAGATTTGATTGACCGATTCAAGGATTCAGCCATTAGTTTTCAGAACAGAAACTCACCATTGGAGGCCTTAGGAGGGTAGAGGGTTTTAATGGCAATGGCGTCGATGAGAGGGCCACAGGCAGGATCTTCCTCCTCGCCAGGGTTATGGATGAGAATAACGACCTCGTCGGAGGTGGCTTGGAAGGCCCAAGCGTATAAGTCCCAGCCATTACTGTTGTAAAGAGTTTGCATCGGCAGAACCCCCCAGTCGGGCGCTACAGAGATGTTGAGCCGCTCCTCTTGAGCGCAGGTTCGGGCGGCGCTGAAAGTGATCGAATAGTAAAGTCCTTTTACTACTTTGATCTTTTGTTTGATTGACGCTTCGTTTCCTAGCCGGACGGCGAACGCCCCCTCCGGCACCACCAGCAACATGTCGCCTTGTTTCTGCCCTGACTTTATGTACTCCACGAAGCCTGAAATTTCCCATTCCGGTATTGCATATGGTCCTTTTACCACCGTTCCGTTCATGTCCGACGCCTTCGGACCTCTCTCGAAATCCCCATTTGGCAAATACcctaaaaaaatgaacaaaaaaggCTCTGTTAAATTAActacaagaaaaaagaaaagttaccCTGTAAAAATAtccctaaattttgaatattatttcaattatgtctCTCCAAAAGtgttcttttaacttttaaattttgaaatttattttgaattttgaactctattataaaatattgtattaaaaagggtataaatatcatttacaattatatatataagagGAAGGTCCATCCTTAAGTTAAAATCATATTTGCAAATTAGTAATTAGGTATATCTTTCCATTTTTACACTcatatcaattttcattttatttgaataaaataaaactattaaagagtatttttaaaactaaaattttaaaatttatcgaaagaaaaaataaattaaattcaaacgttttttttgaaaaaaattcgtTGGAGTTGGAAATGGGAATTTGCATAatttaataatgaagaaaagaaaataagttaAATTCAGCAATCATGTGGGGGATTTGGGGATTCCCAATTGCTCCCATCAGCCTATAAAGCGCCAGCGGAGCGGTGGGGCCCAATACTAAAATGAATCACAACCGTCCATAAGAACAAATTTTGTATATACAACTTTTACGTGTCGGTCTCGAATTGTAGATATTTCGCTATCACGTGACCGACTGGACTCCCAGCACGGTCGGATTGGTCGTTATCCATAGAAAGTAAATTTTACGCCCAAGGGAAAaacgaaaaaggaaaaaaagaacattATTAATTTATACTCCGCATTTTCACTTTTGTTTTACTTAACGTATAGCATTAGCAAACGGGGGAATCAAATctttggattttttaaaaaccgccttttaatttttttaaaattgctTTAAAAGATTGTTTATCGTAGAAAGTAAAGAATTATATTTGCTCACCTACAAAGTAAATAGAACTAGGACTTCCTAATTTTAACAAATCTACTCAAATATTCTATTAAAAATACGTCACATCACgagaaaaatgtttttataaaaagtagGCAGCCCCGTTTaggattgaaaaaaaataaagttatattcaaaatttagtCTCGCGGTTTAAAGTATAttagaatttaattattataatttatagttgGATATAGCAACCATAAATACTCTTTAAGACCATTTAAATGGTTTCATCAAAGCAACTTTTTTCAAATTATagagattaaatatataatttaatttaaaaaaatactttgtgCAATATTGATGGCAACTATTCTTTTTCTAGCTactttaaagttaaattaacagcaaaaaaaataaaatttaaaaataatatgcaATAAATTATGATGGGACAACTTAAGACTCTCTAATATGCAAGTTCCTTTTTCTACAGATGGGAataaaaaaggttaaaataaaaacccttttacaaatatttgtagattcaaatcattttaaaaatagaaggaACAAAAGCGCAATATTCCGGTGAGTGTGTGATCGGAGGCTAACGGGGGCAGTATGGAGGCTTACCGTCGACGAGGCTGAGAGCGGGATGGAAGGCGGCGGAGAGAAGCACCGACAAGAAGATGACGGCGGCGTTCTGCATTGTTGGAAGTTCTCTGtgggaagagagagagagagagaggagataGAGAGAGAGGGCGGAGAGATGCTGAGAGTGGAGGAGGGGGAGAGGGAGGTTATATGCATGGAAGGATACAAGGAAGCCCTTCGGGTTGGCGTAGAATTACGGAAATTGCCATTTATTAAATCTGAATCTCAGGAACTTGTCCTTTTCGTTTAAGTAAAattaaggccaaattccaagACGGTAGGgttataatttcatttatacCCACAAACTCATATAAAGGTAGAAATTCTCTAGGTTCCAGGTTGAATTTTTATCATTTAGTATAAGTTAAAGTTTTATTTCAtcactcttttatttttagtttttgtttttaaaaattaagttaggaatattatttctatctttaaattttttattttttctttattatctaccttttattaatggtttaaaaaatcaagccaaatattgagaactaaaaaaagtaacttttataaaattatttttgtttttagaatttggctaaaaattcaatcattgtatttAAGGAATGTGCAATTCATGATAagaaacataaataaaattttcaaaaactaaaaacaaaaa
This genomic window from Benincasa hispida cultivar B227 chromosome 4, ASM972705v1, whole genome shotgun sequence contains:
- the LOC120075807 gene encoding uncharacterized protein LOC120075807 gives rise to the protein MQNAAVIFLSVLLSAAFHPALSLVDGYLPNGDFERGPKASDMNGTVVKGPYAIPEWEISGFVEYIKSGQKQGDMLLVVPEGAFAVRLGNEASIKQKIKVVKGLYYSITFSAARTCAQEERLNISVAPDWGVLPMQTLYNSNGWDLYAWAFQATSDEVVILIHNPGEEEDPACGPLIDAIAIKTLYPPKASNDNLVKNGDFEIGPYVFPNASSGVLVPPNIEDDHSPIPGWMVESLKAVKYIDSDHFSVPSGKRAVELVAGKESAIAQIVRTIPGKTYILSFVVGDASNSCEGSMVVEAFAGKNTLKVPYQSKGNGGSKPAALKFTAESTRTRIMFLSTFYTMRTDDFSSLCGPVLDKVKLLSVRNPKA